In the genome of Bradyrhizobium sp. CB3481, the window TGTCGACGTTGGGGCCAATATCGGATTTTACACGCTCGAAGCCGCGGCAGCGGTTGGGTCATCGGGACATGTGGTTGCGATCGAGGCGGCTCCCTCTCACGCAAATGCACTTCGGCAAAACGTAGAGCTGAACGGGCTTCAGAATGTTTCGATTATAGAATCTGCCGTCGGGCATGCACATGGGGAAGCCACTCTTTCGCGCGCTGACGAAGATAATTTGGGAATGTTCAGCCTCGGTGGCGCCGGTGGGGTCGAGTCCCACACCGTGACCGTCAGGACTATCGACGAATTGTTAGAAGAGCGCGGTGTTCATTCCGTCGATCTGATCAAGATGGACATCGAAGGCTCGGAGTACAGTGCGCTATTGGGTGCGGATCGGATTTTGCGAACACTTCGACCTGCGATTTTGGTGGAGCTTAACGAGTCTGCGCTGCGCAGATGCGGGTCGTCTTCAAGCGAGGTACTAGGGCTCCTGCACGGCTTGAACTACCTGGGCTGGAAGATTGATCGGGATTCGACGGAGCCGCTCGGAGACCACGATGAGGTCGACTGCATTGAGTGCATCTTCTTGCATCGCGGGAATCAGCCTCTCATTGAGAGGCTTGGATTGAAAATCTGAGCGGTTGCCGCGTTTCGGAGGCGGGCCTTTGAATTGAGGAAGCGATGCGAATTACGTTCATCCTGCCGACAGTCTCGTTGACCGGCGGGAACAAAGTCGTTGCCATTTACGCACAGAAATTGATGCAGAACGGCCATATTGTCAAATTGGTTTCTCCGCCTCCGAGACCGATGGCGCTACGAGCGAAGCTTCGGTCATGGCTGGTGGGGCGCGGTTGGCCCCCGGATGTGAAGAGTCTACAATCTCCCCTGGATGATGCTGATCTGGATCATACAGTGCTCGATCGCTGGCGTCCTGTCCGGGATCGCGATGTCCCTGACGCCGACGTCATCATTGCGACTTGGTGGGAAACAGCCGAATGGGTCAATGCGCTCGGACCTGAAAAAGGCGCCAAGGTCTACTTCATCCAAGGCCACGAGGTTTTTCCTTACCTTCCCACAGAAAGAAGCAAGGCAACCTACCACCTGCCGTTTCACAAGATCGTTGTTTCGAGATGGCTGGAAAAAATAATGACGTTAGATTATGGCGATCCAAACGTGGACTTGGTTCCAAACAGCGTTGACCACGGACAGTTCTTTGCGCCCATTCGGGGCAAGGGGCACACGCCTACAGTCGGATTTCTTTACTCGAGCTCCGCGCCGAAAGGTTTGGATGTTTTGCTCGATGCATTAACTATCGTTCGTCGCCGCTGGCCCGATCTGACCTTTGTTGCATTCGGTAGTCAGTTGCCGATTGCGTCGCTTCCACTTCCCGAACGGACGAAATACCATCATCGTCCTCCGCAGGACAAAATTCGCGACATCTATGCTGCCTGCGACGTCTGGGTCACCGCTAGTACGAGCGAGGGCTTCAATCTTCCGGCCATGGAAGCAATGGCCTGCCGTACGCCCGTCGTTTCCTCGCGGGTGGGCTGGCCCGAAGAGGCGGTCAAGACAGGGTGGAACGGTGTGTTGGTTGACGTCGATGACGTCAGCGGCCTTGCCGAGGGCATCGAATGGGTGCTTTCGCAGACCGACGAAGCCTGGCGAACGCTGTCGGCCAACGCCTTTGCGACGGTCGCTGAGAGTTCGTGGGAGGCCAGCGCCTTACTGTTCGAGGAAGCGCTGATCAGGGCGCAAGCCCGGGCGTCACGCGGAGAGATTTTGGGGGGGCGCGCCGGTCGCTGCGCTGGAAGAGGGTGAGATCAGGCTGGGCCGTGACGGCGCGCATTTCATGTCCCGGATACAAGCGTGCGTGAGTGCCGCAGGCGGGGCTGCTCTACTTTGCAGGGATTGTTTTCGCAATTTTTGTCTCCAACCTGCGGAGTGCCGTCGACGGAAGCCGCATGGTGGCTGCAACTGGCGCACTCCGACACCTGCCAAAGCACCTGGTCCTGACCGCGCGCCGTCGGCGCGGCGTAAACGTTCGAATGATTGTTCGTCCGATAGACGGGGCAGGCTCCAATCGATTTCACGGAGGGTTCCCGGACTAATTGAACAGCTTGTCGCAATCTTGCATCTTGGCTGTGGCAAATGTCGTCGACAAAATCCGATCGACGGCGGCCGGAAGGCTAAATGATCTGTCCAAGAACTGGAGCGATAATGCGTGACATTGGGATCGCAATTGGTGGTAAAGTTTCGGATCCTGGATCAATGATAGGATCGCGCGCACATAGCCTTCGATTTCGTCCGTTGCGACCTCGATCGTGGCAGCACCGATCACGTCCGCCGCGTGCGCGACCTCGCTGGTGATCACCGGCAGCCCGGAAAGCATGGCCTCCGCGCACACCGCCGGCACGCCCTCGGTGAACGTGCTGCGCGTTGGAATGATGACCGCGTGAGCTCTGGCATAGATATCGAGAAGATGTCTGCGTTCAACGTGTCCATGGATTAGAATGTTGATCGCGTCGTCGTATTTGACCATACGCTTCAGCTCCCGCAGCGCAGGTCCATCTCCACAAACCTCGAAGACGATCGGTGTCTCGCAGCGAAGCTGCAGTTGCCGGGCGATTTCTGGAATATCCAGGATTCCCTTGTTGCTCTCGGCGCGCCCAACGAATAGGACCCTGAAGGGACCTCCGTCATATGGGACGCCGAGCTTGAAGCCATCTCGTTCGAACTGGCAACGATATTGGAAGAACGCTGCGTTCCCGCGTGCCTCACCTGCAAATTGTCTCTCGCATTCCGGCGAAACGCCCACAGCGGCCAATGCCCCATGACGAAAGAACCTGGCATTGAGCCATCGAACAGTCCTTGCGACTGGACCGCGCGGAGCATGGCCCCGGGGCCAAAGTGCGTTGTGCATATCGACCAGGACTTTAATTCCCAGCATTCTAAAGAAGCAGAATGTAAACGGTGGGGCCGTGCCCAGATCAAGGATGGCCACGACCGCGCCAAATCTCCACGCGCGTCGCGCGAGATACAGCGCGTACCACATCCCGCAAATGTAGAACCAAAGCCCTGACGCCTCCGGAATCGGCTTTGGCCTGTTTTCGACGCGTATCGTGCCGTTCTGCAACTCATCCACGCGGGAATTGTACGAGATAGCGAGAACCTCGAATTCGCGGTGCCGGCAATAGGACAAGAACTGCTCGGAATAGGCGATACTGGTGCCACCGATAACCGCTCCGGCGATCGCGGCCTTCCGTGCTGCAACGATGTCGCCCGGCCCGAGAGCTGCAAATACCTTCGTGCTGATCGTCATTGGATTGCGACTGCTAGTGGATCCAGGTGGACGGTACTTCCTCGCAAACGCAAAATCCCTCCTACCGAGGCTGGAAAGGATTGCGCCGGCAATGCAAGTTTCGTAGCAATCGGCGCCAGCATTCCAGTTCAATAATAGATGTTGCAAGGTGAGTTCACCCGAACGCCACCGGCAGTATTCAATTTTCCCGTATTCGCGTGGAGCCGAACAAAGGTTTAATGAACGCTGAAGTCAAGTCCGGATAACTACTAGACCACAGCGGAAATCGGCGTCCTTTCTTTGCTGATGGTCTGCACCGGGAAGGTCGCCGATGTTGGCAGCTCACCTGACCGCAGCGAGCCAGCCGTCCAATACGTCGTGCACGCCTTCCTTTAGGATGCGCTCGCGCGTGGAGGCGGGCTGCCATCCGAGTTCGGAACGCGCCCGGGTGCAGTCGAAGATCGCCTTCTGCGTCCTGGTTTCCCAGTCGCGGTAACTCGGGATGCGGATCCTGTCAGGATGTCCTGTTGCCATCTTGATCACCCATTTGGCGAGGTCGGAAACATAGAACTGCCAGATCGGCCTATGAATGACCGACAGATTTATTCCGGAGCCCTTTTGCAATGCGTCCAGATATTCCTGCGCTGAAACCAGGGGATAGTCGATCAGGTTAAACGAGCGGCCCTCAATTCCCGGAACCTGAATGCCGCGAACCAGCGCCGCAGCCACGTCACTCGCAAGCACAAAGGGCAGCTTGTGGTGTCCGTCGCCCCAAACTTCGCACACATTCTGGTTGAATCGTCCGACACCCCAGTGGAACGGATTGCCACCCTTGCCGATGACAATGCCGGGCCGGAAAATCACCAGCGGCAGGCGGCTGCTGCGATACATCTCCATCAGCAGGTCTTCGGAAGCAGCCTTGGCACGCGAATAGTAGTCACGGCGCGATATGTGCGGATCCAGCGGCGTTGCTTCCGTGATCGTTCCAGCGCCGGACCCCGCGTAATAGGAAGCGATCGTTCCAGTGTAGATGAGCCGCTTCACCTTCGCTTCGAGACAAATTGCCGCAATCAGGCGCGTCGGCTTCACGTCGTAGTCCAGGTATTCCTGCCACGTCTTCGCGGGCGCGTGCGCCAGATGATAAACAAACTCGATGTCGGCCATGGCCGAGCGGAGATCCGCTTCATTGCGAATGTCGCCCCGAACGATGTCAAGACGTTCGCTCCGTAGTTCTTCCAGCACTGCTGACGAGCCGCGGATCATCGCACGCACGCCGTAGCCGCTAGACAGCAGTTGCTGGATGAGCTCCTGGCCTATGAAGCCGGATCCCCCGAGCACGAGGACGGTCGGCGTGACCGTCGCCAATCGCGTTGTGGTCGGCACGGCCCTCGGTTTCGGCACGATGGCGGCAGCCTCGATCGTATTGGCGCATTGTTCGATGACGTCGCGACCGCGTTTGCCATCAATGCGTTGATCGAGCGGCGCGGATCTCCGGATCGCTGAATAGAACGCCGCGATCGCATCCTGTATCGAGTTCTGGAACGGATTGCCGCGCCGGCTCAGCTTGAGCTTCCCCGTGACGTAGTCAAGCATGGTTCTGCGGGCTTGCGAGCGCAGTTGGCCGGCGAGCCTGTTGGTTCGCAAATAGCGATCGATATCCGGGTCGGAGGGGGTACCGCGATCGACGGTGCAGATATTGGCATCGAAATCGAGCGTGGCAGAGCCGAACAGACCGCGGACGAAGATTTTTCGCTGGGCAAATCCGGGGCCGAAATTGATGTCTATGCTCAGTTCCGCTGCCCCGACATTGGATCGTATTCGCCATCGCCGGAAAGCGCGCCCGCCTCCAGGCAACTCAACCTCCCGGTCGGCTATCACAGAGGGGCAGGCGGGTTGACCAAGAAGGTCCAGCACCGCGGAATATAGATGCGGCCCAGTTTCGAGCATCAGATTCCCGGGCTCGCGCAGCATCCAGCTATCGAAGGGCCCGAGTCTGATCTGCGGCATCTCGAACAGATGATGGATGGTGACGTGGCTTATCGG includes:
- a CDS encoding FkbM family methyltransferase, coding for MLIYYLGTFEPYCLPFLRGCVSKGGTIVDVGANIGFYTLEAAAAVGSSGHVVAIEAAPSHANALRQNVELNGLQNVSIIESAVGHAHGEATLSRADEDNLGMFSLGGAGGVESHTVTVRTIDELLEERGVHSVDLIKMDIEGSEYSALLGADRILRTLRPAILVELNESALRRCGSSSSEVLGLLHGLNYLGWKIDRDSTEPLGDHDEVDCIECIFLHRGNQPLIERLGLKI
- a CDS encoding glycosyltransferase family 4 protein, with translation MRITFILPTVSLTGGNKVVAIYAQKLMQNGHIVKLVSPPPRPMALRAKLRSWLVGRGWPPDVKSLQSPLDDADLDHTVLDRWRPVRDRDVPDADVIIATWWETAEWVNALGPEKGAKVYFIQGHEVFPYLPTERSKATYHLPFHKIVVSRWLEKIMTLDYGDPNVDLVPNSVDHGQFFAPIRGKGHTPTVGFLYSSSAPKGLDVLLDALTIVRRRWPDLTFVAFGSQLPIASLPLPERTKYHHRPPQDKIRDIYAACDVWVTASTSEGFNLPAMEAMACRTPVVSSRVGWPEEAVKTGWNGVLVDVDDVSGLAEGIEWVLSQTDEAWRTLSANAFATVAESSWEASALLFEEALIRAQARASRGEILGGRAGRCAGRG
- a CDS encoding glycosyltransferase family 4 protein; the encoded protein is MTISTKVFAALGPGDIVAARKAAIAGAVIGGTSIAYSEQFLSYCRHREFEVLAISYNSRVDELQNGTIRVENRPKPIPEASGLWFYICGMWYALYLARRAWRFGAVVAILDLGTAPPFTFCFFRMLGIKVLVDMHNALWPRGHAPRGPVARTVRWLNARFFRHGALAAVGVSPECERQFAGEARGNAAFFQYRCQFERDGFKLGVPYDGGPFRVLFVGRAESNKGILDIPEIARQLQLRCETPIVFEVCGDGPALRELKRMVKYDDAINILIHGHVERRHLLDIYARAHAVIIPTRSTFTEGVPAVCAEAMLSGLPVITSEVAHAADVIGAATIEVATDEIEGYVRAILSLIQDPKLYHQLRSQCHALSLQFLDRSFSLPAAVDRILSTTFATAKMQDCDKLFN
- a CDS encoding Gfo/Idh/MocA family oxidoreductase, which produces MNEHAHSNASRSRALEANRTTLKSGIVGTGYIADFHARAIQATSEVDLVCVADANLRSAEAFAQRWSVPFAYDSLSSMLQTQRIDCVHLLVPPDHHFRLAKSALEAGVHVFLEKPMCTTVAEADELVRLATEKKLYLGVSHNFLFSDAYRQLRDTVRSGALGPISHVTIHHLFEMPQIRLGPFDSWMLREPGNLMLETGPHLYSAVLDLLGQPACPSVIADREVELPGGGRAFRRWRIRSNVGAAELSIDINFGPGFAQRKIFVRGLFGSATLDFDANICTVDRGTPSDPDIDRYLRTNRLAGQLRSQARRTMLDYVTGKLKLSRRGNPFQNSIQDAIAAFYSAIRRSAPLDQRIDGKRGRDVIEQCANTIEAAAIVPKPRAVPTTTRLATVTPTVLVLGGSGFIGQELIQQLLSSGYGVRAMIRGSSAVLEELRSERLDIVRGDIRNEADLRSAMADIEFVYHLAHAPAKTWQEYLDYDVKPTRLIAAICLEAKVKRLIYTGTIASYYAGSGAGTITEATPLDPHISRRDYYSRAKAASEDLLMEMYRSSRLPLVIFRPGIVIGKGGNPFHWGVGRFNQNVCEVWGDGHHKLPFVLASDVAAALVRGIQVPGIEGRSFNLIDYPLVSAQEYLDALQKGSGINLSVIHRPIWQFYVSDLAKWVIKMATGHPDRIRIPSYRDWETRTQKAIFDCTRARSELGWQPASTRERILKEGVHDVLDGWLAAVR